CCACATGTGACTGATGAGATTAAGAGAAGAATTAGAGAAGCTTCGGAGGGTGTGGATGTTTTGATAGTTGAAGTTGGTGGAACAGTTGGCGACATCGAGGGGCAGCCGTTTCTTGAGGCGATTAGGCAGATGCGTCTCGAGGAGGGTGTGGAAAATACCTTGTTTGTCCATGTCGCGCTAGTGCTTACACTCAAGGCGACGGGCGAGTTCAAAACCAAGGCCCTCCAGCACAGTGTCAACACCTTAAGAGCTCTCGGCATACAGCCCGACATAATCGTGGCGAGAAGCGACAAGCCCATAGACCAAGAAGCGAGACGCAAAATTGCCTTATTCGGCACCATATCAGAGAAAGCGGTTTTCTCCTCTCATGACGTTGACTGTGTATACAAGGTTCCCGTGGTTTTGGAGAAGCAGGGGATGGGTGATTATTTGGTTACAAGACTCGCTCTAGCGGAGGCGAATCCTGACTGGAGAGAATGGAATCATGTGCTGAACCTATATGACAACGCGGTTTTCCCTGTAAAGATAGCTGTTTGCGGAAAATACACGAAGCTGGCTGATTCGTATGTGAGTGTGAAGGAGGCCCTACAGCACGCTGGTGTTAACATCGGCGCCCATTTAGAAATTGACTGGGTCAACACTGAGGAGTTTGAAAACGGTTCAAGAAGTTTGGAGACGCTTCACGGCTATGATGGTGTTCTTGTCCCAGGCGGCTTCGGCAGAAGAGGCACCGAGGGAATGATTGAATGCATCAGGTTCTGCAGAACAAACGACATCCCGTTCCTCGGAATATGTTTCGGCTTGCAGCTGTCTATCGTAGAGTTTGCACGCAACGTCTGCGGCCTCGCAGGAGCGAATTCGACGGAGCTAAACCCGGAGACACCTCATCCCGTCATCGACCTCATGCCTGAGCAGAGAAGGGTAAGCGGCTTAGGAGGAACCATGAGACTCGGCGCACTAACCGTGAAACTCATCAAAGACACCCTGGCTCACAGACTGTATGGAGCGGATGAGATACGTCAGAGACATCGGCACAGGTATGAGGTTAATCACACATACTGGGAAACCCTGCAGAAGAATGGATTGGTTTTCTCAGGTTTTTCACCTGAAGGAGACCGTGTTGAGATCATAGAGTATCCTGTCAACAGGTTCTTCCTCGCAACACAGTTTCACCCCGAATATCTATCTCGGCCAAACAGGCCCGACCCAGCGTATCTCGGATTTGTCAAAGCGGCGATGGAGAGAAGAAAGACTCTCAAAGCAGCCGAGGCCGTCGCCTAAACCGCCTGTCTTCTTCTACCCAGCCTGACCCGCAGCGTAAGCAGCCTCTCACCTCTGAACATGAAAGCCGCCAACCCTATGACGGCTACAGTCCACACAACCATCACCCCGATGTGTAGCAAAATGTTTAGGTAGCTCGACTCGAGAATGGCCTGTGTCGCCAGCATGACATGTGTGAAGGGGATGATTAGGATGATTGTGGCCAGTGGCTGCTGCAGCGACTGGATACCGCCCGAGAGAAAAAGGAGGAGAGGTAGCAGGATGAGCGGCACCTGTATGAGGCTTGCCAGCTGCTGACTTCCCCTCACGTCGCCGGCCAAAACACCAGCCAAAACACCAAGCCCAAGTGTTGTCACCAAGGCGAAAAACAGCACAACCGCCAGCAGAACTAGGCTGAGCGGCGAGAGGCTAAAAGAGATGCTCATGCCGGCGAAGGCGGTTACACGGGAAAAATAGAAAATTAACCCGGTCATCAGAGACGCTGTGCCCAGCAAAGCCACCACCGTTGAGCCCAGCAGCTTCGACGCCAGTATGGTCGACCTGGCTATTGGGTATGTGAGAAGCATTTCAAGTGTTTTCGCCTCCTTCTCGAGGCCGATGCTCGTGGCGGCGATGGTTCCCGAGGTTGTTACGACTATTATGAGTGCTATTGGTATGAGGAGCGTGGATGCGAAGAATTGTTGAAAAAGTTGTCCGGCGTCGGTTTCGGGTATTGTTTGGTCTCGGTAGACCACTTCGCCGGATAAATTTATGGGCGACTTGTAGAAAGAAACAGCTATATCTTCTTCGGAGGCCAAGGCTTCGCCCATCAAAGAGACAGCGGTGTAGATACGGTCACGTATGGCGCCGATTCTCTCAAACTCGGCCACAGATGAAGAGGCCAGCTTCAGAAACAGCTTCACCGTAGGTTTGTTTTTCTGCTCCAGCTGTGTCGAGAAGCCCTGCGGAATTATGACGGCGGCTGATGCTTCGCTGTTTTTGATGAGTTGAAGAAGGTTGTCGTTCTGCAGCTGGATGGGTTGCGGGTTGAGGCCTGTTTTTCTCAGAGCCTCTACAAATAAGGCAGCATATTTGCCTCCGTCTTGGTCTACTACAAGAACAGCGGCCCTTGCCCCTATGTCACCCTCCCGCATAGTCACCGGCGCCATGGTAAAACCTATGAGAGGGAAGATTACAAGCGGCATCAAAACCACGCCTATGAGTATGGTTTTCTCGCTCAACAGCTCTCTAAGCTCCTTGGACAAAAGCGGCGTCAAGCTCACGGCGCTTCACCTACTTTTTTGACGAAAAGCTCCTCAAGGTTCTGGACGTTATGGGACGCCGTTAGTTCGCGTGGTTTTCCCTCGGCTACAATGCCGCCTCTGTGTATTAGTGCTATGCGGTCGCAGAGGTAGTCGACCTCGAGCATGTTGTGGCTCGAGACTATGAAAGTTGTTCCCTGCTCCGCATATTGTCGGATGATTTTTCTCACGTAGACGCTGTGCTCAACGTCGAGACCCGCGGTTGGCTCATCGAGGATGGCGAGACGCGGCTCAACCATCAAGCAACCCGCGAGCAAAATTCTCCGCCTCATGCCTTTGCTGTATTCACCCATCTTCCGGTCAACAGCTTCTCCCAGCCCAGATATCGCGATGCCTTTTTCAAGAGCCGAGGAGCCGAGTCCATAAACCCTGCTAACCATTTTGAGGAAACTTCTGCCGGTGAGGTTTTTGTAAACACCCGCCTCCTCGGGAAGATATGTAATCATTCGCCTTACCTCTGAGGCCTCTTTTACAACGTCTTTTCCAAACACTTTCGCTGTTCCGCGGCTGGGGCGGAGAAGCGTAGCCAGTATCCTGAACATCGTCGTCTTCCCCGCGCCGTTGGGCCCTATCAACCCGAAGACACCGCCCTCCTCCACAACCAAGCTCACACCCCGCAGCACTGGGTTGTCGCCGAAAAACCTCCAAACCCCCTCCGCCACAATCGCCTGCATAGCCAAGGCTCCACATACATCAATAAATTGTTGAACACAGATGTTTGCCGACGTTGTGGGAGCAGCTATCCGCTTTCTATGGCGTGGCGTCGGCGGTTAGCTGGGGTGCTGGAAACTTTTACGGAGGATATGCATCGAAAAAAGCAAGCGTGTTAATGGTGGTGGCTGTTTCACAGTCCCTAGGCCTCGTTCTTCTACTGTCTCTCGGCATCTTATCAGGCGAGAAGCCGCCTACAACCAGCGACATCTACTGGTCAGCTGCGGCAGGCTTTTTCAGCGGCCTCGGAATCACCCTCTACTACGCCGCCCTTTCACGGGGTTCGATGGGCCTCGCCGCCCCCGTCACAGGCGTTTTGACAGCAGCGGTGCCAGCCGTCGCAGGGACTTTTCTAGAAGGAGTGCCTTCACCTCTGCAGGCCATCGGGTTTCTGCTGGCCTTCCTCAGCATATTCCTAGTCACCGGCAACAAGGCTGACAGGCTTGACGTGAAACGGCAGCTCGTGCCAGCGGCGGCAGCCGGCCTCGGCTTCGGCCTCTTCCTCGTAACCATCGGACAGGTATCACCGGGCCACTACTACTATCCGCTTGTCGTCTCAAGGCTTGTCACGGTCTCGATGGTTCTCGCAGCATCTCTGGCAAAGGGCCACACCTCTCTAAGCAACAGCCGTCTCACAACAGCGGCCGCAGGCATCTTCGACACAGGCGGAAGCTTCTTCTACCTGCTCGCCCGTCAACAAGGAAGACTCGACGAGGCAGGAGTCCTATCCTCCCTCTACCCCGTCTCAACAGTTCTCCTCGCAAAAACAATCCTCGGCGAAAAGCTCGGCAAACAAAGAACGGCAGGAATAATATGCGCCGCAGCAGCCACCACGCTAATACAAACAGCAAACATATAAAAAACAACCTCATCACGAAAAACTGTGGCCGGGGTAGCTCAGCCTGGTAGAGCGGCGGGCTGTTAACCCGTCGGTCAGCGGTTCAAATCCGCTCCCCGGCGCAGCAAAAATAATCCTGAACTCTTTACCGAGCCTATGGTAAGCAGCTATCAATCAACGGATAAGAATACGTTGTCCGGGCTGACTCCGCTCTTTTGAAGGAGGCTAATTGTATGTCT
The sequence above is drawn from the Candidatus Caldarchaeum subterraneum genome and encodes:
- a CDS encoding ABC-2 type transport system permease — encoded protein: MSLTPLLSKELRELLSEKTILIGVVLMPLVIFPLIGFTMAPVTMREGDIGARAAVLVVDQDGGKYAALFVEALRKTGLNPQPIQLQNDNLLQLIKNSEASAAVIIPQGFSTQLEQKNKPTVKLFLKLASSSVAEFERIGAIRDRIYTAVSLMGEALASEEDIAVSFYKSPINLSGEVVYRDQTIPETDAGQLFQQFFASTLLIPIALIIVVTTSGTIAATSIGLEKEAKTLEMLLTYPIARSTILASKLLGSTVVALLGTASLMTGLIFYFSRVTAFAGMSISFSLSPLSLVLLAVVLFFALVTTLGLGVLAGVLAGDVRGSQQLASLIQVPLILLPLLLFLSGGIQSLQQPLATIILIIPFTHVMLATQAILESSYLNILLHIGVMVVWTVAVIGLAAFMFRGERLLTLRVRLGRRRQAV
- a CDS encoding ABC-2 type transport system ATP-binding protein, with protein sequence MAMQAIVAEGVWRFFGDNPVLRGVSLVVEEGGVFGLIGPNGAGKTTMFRILATLLRPSRGTAKVFGKDVVKEASEVRRMITYLPEEAGVYKNLTGRSFLKMVSRVYGLGSSALEKGIAISGLGEAVDRKMGEYSKGMRRRILLAGCLMVEPRLAILDEPTAGLDVEHSVYVRKIIRQYAEQGTTFIVSSHNMLEVDYLCDRIALIHRGGIVAEGKPRELTASHNVQNLEELFVKKVGEAP
- a CDS encoding CTP synthetase → MKNIHMPKYIFVTGGVVSSVGKGTVAASIGKILSVRGVKTGFLKIDPYVNVDAGTLNPFSHGEVFVTDDGAETDLDLGWYERFLDITTSRKNNITTGQIYAEVIARERRGDYLGQCVQIVPHVTDEIKRRIREASEGVDVLIVEVGGTVGDIEGQPFLEAIRQMRLEEGVENTLFVHVALVLTLKATGEFKTKALQHSVNTLRALGIQPDIIVARSDKPIDQEARRKIALFGTISEKAVFSSHDVDCVYKVPVVLEKQGMGDYLVTRLALAEANPDWREWNHVLNLYDNAVFPVKIAVCGKYTKLADSYVSVKEALQHAGVNIGAHLEIDWVNTEEFENGSRSLETLHGYDGVLVPGGFGRRGTEGMIECIRFCRTNDIPFLGICFGLQLSIVEFARNVCGLAGANSTELNPETPHPVIDLMPEQRRVSGLGGTMRLGALTVKLIKDTLAHRLYGADEIRQRHRHRYEVNHTYWETLQKNGLVFSGFSPEGDRVEIIEYPVNRFFLATQFHPEYLSRPNRPDPAYLGFVKAAMERRKTLKAAEAVA